A part of Ictalurus furcatus strain D&B chromosome 8, Billie_1.0, whole genome shotgun sequence genomic DNA contains:
- the tmem33 gene encoding transmembrane protein 33, with product MADTEQQNSPPPPPPPQTGPAQFLLSNKLETAMWLSRLFTVYCSIMFILPLLGPIAAANFYQRALLANALTSALRLHQRLPRFQLSRAFLSQALQEDSCHYLLYSLILVNSYPITMSIFPVFLFSLLHATTYTKKVLDTMGPDSLLFVRNFLNKLTANQQNILKFIACNEIFLMPATVFMLFSGQGSLLQPFIYYRFLTLRYASRRNPYCRTLFTELRILLEHFVMKPACPAFFRRMCLNSIAFVSRLAPTGV from the exons ATGGCCGACACAGAGCAGCAaaattctcctcctcctcctcctcctcctcagacCGGGCCTGCA CAATTCCTGTTGAGTAACAAACTGGAGACGGCCATGTGGCTCTCGCGTCTCTTCACGGTCTACTGCTCCATCATGTTCATCCTTCCTCTCCTCGG GCCAATTGCAGCAGCTAACTTCTACCAAAGGGCTCTCTTGGCCAACGCTTTGACCAGCGCGCTGCGTCTGCACCAGAGGCTTCCTCGCTTCCAGCTGAGCCGAGCCTTCCTTTCACAGGCGTTACAGGAAGACAGCTGCCATTACCTCCTCTACTCACTCATCCTGGTCAACTCCTACCCCATCACCA TGAGCATATTCCCGGTGTTCCTCTTCTCACTGCTTCATGCCACCACGTACACTAAGAAGGTTCTTGAC ACGATGGGACCGGACAGTCTGCTGTTCGTACGGAACTTCCTGAACAAGCTCACGGCCAATCAGCAGAACATTCTCAAGTTCATCGCCTGCAATGAGATCTTCCTGATGCCAGCTACTGTCTTCATGCTCTTCAG CGGACAGGGCAGCCTGCTGCAGCCCTTCATTTATTACCGCTTTCTGACTTTGCGTTACGCCTCCAGACGAAACCCTTACTGTCg GACCCTGTTCACAGAGTTGAGGATTCTCCTGGAGCACTTTGTGATGAAGCCCGCCTGCCCGGCCTTCTTCAGGAGGATGTGCCTCAATAGCATCGCCTTCGTCAGCCGCCTGGCTCCTACAGGAGTCTAA
- the cryba1l1 gene encoding crystallin, beta A1, like 1, which produces MYRFRRSNMYPMMHSGMGMAPFFKVTVFEQEHFQGKCQEFTSECCNIQQCGFDNIRSIRVESGAWVGYEHHDFQGQQFVLERGEYPHWDSYCGNLAYHVERFMSFRPIFCAAHQSSRMMIYEKENFLGRCTELCDDYPSLQAMGWCGIRVGSMHVQCGAFVCYEFPGYRGRQYIMECEKHNGDYQHWKNWGSHSQTPQIQSIRRIQH; this is translated from the exons ATGTACCGATTCAGACGATCCAACATGTATCCCATGATGCACTCTGGCATGGGCATGGCTCCATTCTTTAAG GTGACCGTGTTCGAGCAGGAGCACTTCCAGGGCAAGTGTCAGGAGTTCACTTCAGAGTGCTGCAACATCCAGCAGTGCGGCTTCGACAACATCCGTTCCATCCGCGTGGAGAGTGGAGC CTGGGTGGGTTATGAGCATCATGATTTCCAGGGACAGCAGTTTGTCCTGGAGAGAGGCGAATACCCTCACTGGGACTCCTACTGCGGAAACCTGGCCTACCACGTCGAGAGATTTATGTCCTTCAGGCCCATCTTCTGTGCT GCTCACCAGAGCAGCCGCATGATGATCTACGAGAAGGAAAATTTCCTGGGTCGTTGTACGGAGCTGTGTGATGACTACCCCTCTCTGCAGGCTATGGGCTGGTGCGGCATAAGAGTGGGCTCCATGCATGTGCAGTGTGGCGC ttttgtgTGTTACGAGTTCCCAGGCTACAGGGGCAGGCAGTACATCATGGAGTGTGAGAAGCACAATGGAGACTACCAGCACTGGAAGAACTGGGGCTCCCACAGTCAGACTCCTCAGATCCAGTCCATCCGTAGGATCCAGCATTAA
- the LOC128611423 gene encoding uncharacterized protein LOC128611423, whose translation MDGFYESKKSPQKGRPKIHGGGKRKKNVGEDHEEAKHISNGYQACQSSVKSQIGGNCIEIASSAMEKVRMLLQLQSEEEDVRANESVGICEENKVGNGRLVNHKERLPVENSLQGHLGEMQKPADEGRIAVNGDGQARRSSVVEASQRHEDEERMADGLRPFRLNLPSNAVFTQGTMHKMADLTLDIGYAPGLTSTARLSHTQPCQELLGPHTSTKDLVQLAGSSVDEDEDVDVLEVSSLNSELPAVSTVISGVDLSTEEEEEDDVEEDVEIDVLGLEPD comes from the exons ATGGATGGTTTTTATGAAAGTAAGAAGAGTCCCCAAAAAGGAAGACCAAAAATTCATGGTGGTggtaagaggaagaagaatgttGGAGAAGATCATGAAGAGGCAAAGCATATATCTAATGGTTATCAGGCTTGTCAGTCATCTGTAAAGAGCCAAATAGGAGGAAACTGTATTGAGATAGCTTCTTCAGCTATGGAGAAGGTGAGAATGCTTCTACAGCTCCAAAGTGAGGAAGAGGATGTAAGGGCAAATGAGAGTGTTGGAATATGTGAGGAAAATAAGGTTGGAAATGGGAGATTGGTCAATCATAAAGAAAGACTTCCTGTTGAAAACAGTTTGCAAGGTCATCTGGGAGAGATGCAGAAGCCAGCAGACGAAGGGAGAATAGCAGTTAATGGAGATGGACAGGCGAGAAGAAGCAGTGTAGTAGAAGCGAGCCAGAGGCATGAGGACGAAGAAAGAATGGCCGATGGACTGAGGCCTTTCCGGCTGAATCTACCTTCAAATGCAG TTTTTAcccaaggcaccatgcacaaaATGGCCGACTTAACTTTGGACATAGGATATGCGCCTGGGCTCACGTCTACCGCACGACTCTCACACACGCAACCTTGCCAAGAGCTTCTCGGCCCACACACATCTACAAAAGACTTGGTGCAGTTGGCAGGgagttctgtggatgaagaCGAAGATGTGGATGTGCTGGAGGTGTCCAGCCTAAACTCTGAGCTACCTGCTGTGTCGACTGTGATCTCGGGGGTGGATCTGAgcactgaggaggaggaggaggatgatgtgGAAGAAGATGTCGAGATTGATGTGCTTGGTCTAGAACCAGATTAG
- the crybb1l1 gene encoding beta-crystallin B1, translating to MDILLNIRLQCLSLSISLGIMSSNSDKKTTSQTDGKTGQTKKSDMGMGMMAYKMYVFDQENFQGRMIEINAECMNVCEMGMDKVRSLRVECGPFVGWEQMSFCGEMYILEKGDYPRWDSWSNCQKNDYLLSFRPVRMDPEKHKICLYEVGDYKGRKMEIMDDDVPSLYSYGFTDRVGSIFVSCGSWVGYQYPGYRGSQYLLEKGDYRHFNEYGARCPQMQSIRRIRDMQWHPHGCYTMASK from the exons ATGGATATCTTGCTAAATATCAGATtgcaatgtctctctctctctatctctctaggCATCATGTCTTCCAACAGCGATAAAAAGACCACCTCTCAGACCGACGGCAAGACTGGTCAGACCAAGAAGTCTGATATGGGCATGGGCATGATGGCCTACAAG ATGTACGTGTTTGACCAGGAGAACTTCCAGGGCCGCATGATCGAGATCAACGCTGAGTGCATGAACGTGTGCGAGATGGGCATGGACAAGGTCCGCTCGCTCCGTGTGGAGTGTGGCCC ttttgtgGGTTGGGAGCAGATGAGCTTCTGCGGAGAAATGTACATCCTGGAGAAGGGCGACTACCCTCGCTGGGACTCCTGGAGCAACTGCCAGAAGAACGACTACCTGCTGTCTTTTAGACCTGTCAGAAtg GACCCTGAGAAGCACAAGATCTGCCTGTATGAGGTGGGCGACTACAAGGGTCGTAAGATGGAGATCATGGACGATGACGTGCCCAGTCTCTACTCCTACGGCTTCACCGACAGAGTAGGAAGCATCTTCGTTAGCTGTGGAAG CTGGGTGGGCTACCAATACCCTGGCTACCGTGGCAGCCAGTACCTGCTGGAGAAGGGCGACTATAGACACTTTAACGAGTATGGCGCTCGCTGCCCTCAGATGCAGTCCATTAGGCGCATCCGTGACATGCAGTGGCACCCACATGGCTGCTACACCATGGCCAGCAAGTGA